In the Deltaproteobacteria bacterium genome, one interval contains:
- a CDS encoding ABC transporter permease, whose translation MLWNTFLLALRAIRRNVMRSFLTILGIVIGIAAVITLVTVGNGATKSVADQIANMGTNQIIIIPGQHFGPGSSDAPNFKLVDVQLISEQLSSIKAIAPISNKSVTAIYQSRNWSTVIFGTTNDYFVSSNWEFAEGHQFNDTDLKTGKAVCVIGETVREKLFGQEAPVGSEIRIKGFACEIIGLLKSKGQAGMGHDQDDVIVMPLRTVQRRLLGSSDINRIMVAVNDGDSINNVKAQLSSLLRERRKLAPSEDDDFRILDTRQLAETFTGTTKILTMLLAAVAAVSLLVGGIGIMNIMLVSVTERTREIGIRLAIGALGREVLLQFLMESVVLSAIGGLIGVALATGGSIALTSIMNVPYIFDSKINIIALLFSAAIGVIFGYFPAQRAARLNPIDALRYE comes from the coding sequence ATGTTGTGGAATACTTTTTTATTAGCACTACGAGCAATTCGCCGTAATGTCATGCGTTCGTTCCTTACTATTCTTGGTATTGTAATTGGTATTGCTGCCGTGATTACTTTAGTCACTGTTGGTAATGGCGCCACCAAATCGGTTGCTGACCAAATCGCCAATATGGGCACTAATCAAATCATCATTATCCCTGGACAACACTTTGGTCCTGGTTCATCGGACGCTCCTAATTTTAAGCTGGTTGATGTTCAATTAATCAGTGAGCAGCTATCTTCGATTAAAGCTATTGCCCCTATTTCAAACAAATCGGTAACTGCGATTTATCAATCAAGAAATTGGTCGACTGTCATTTTTGGTACTACTAATGATTACTTTGTCTCTTCAAATTGGGAATTTGCCGAAGGACACCAATTTAACGATACTGATTTAAAAACAGGCAAAGCTGTTTGTGTAATTGGTGAAACCGTACGTGAAAAATTATTTGGCCAAGAAGCTCCGGTTGGCAGCGAAATACGTATAAAAGGCTTTGCCTGCGAAATAATCGGGTTACTTAAATCAAAAGGGCAAGCTGGTATGGGGCATGATCAAGATGATGTAATTGTTATGCCTTTGCGGACTGTGCAGCGCCGTTTACTAGGGTCGTCAGATATAAATCGTATCATGGTTGCAGTAAATGATGGTGACTCAATCAATAACGTTAAAGCCCAATTATCATCACTACTACGCGAGCGACGCAAGCTAGCGCCCAGTGAAGATGATGACTTTAGAATTTTAGATACACGTCAACTTGCTGAAACCTTTACTGGTACCACTAAAATCCTTACCATGCTCTTAGCGGCTGTGGCTGCGGTAAGCTTATTAGTCGGCGGCATTGGTATTATGAATATAATGCTAGTCTCAGTTACTGAACGCACCCGCGAAATTGGTATTCGCTTGGCAATAGGCGCTCTTGGGCGTGAAGTGTTATTGCAGTTTCTCATGGAATCAGTGGTGTTATCTGCCATAGGTGGTCTTATCGGGGTGGCTTTGGCAACTGGCGGTTCTATTGCTTTAACTAGTATAATGAATGTACCTTATATATTTGATTCAAAAATTAATATCATCGCTTTATTATTTTCTGCTGCTATCGGTGTAATTTTTGGTTACTTTCCAGCACAGCGTGCAGCACGGCTTAACCCTATTGATGCGTTACGCTATGAATAA
- a CDS encoding efflux transporter outer membrane subunit — protein MNTHKTTLLLVCGFFLGACAVGPDYQRPQVSLPNQWHNLQQDSAPKIKQTSKSDLNKWWQLFNDSLLNQLIEQALNDNLDLQQAKARLQQARASRLAAIVELLPQASVSTSAARRYSRANATLGSTTNQYSASFDASWEMDIFGGARRSVEAVTADQESFDAALDNTRISLCAEVARTYYEIRSLKLRVDIARKNLETQNQTLQLTKFRAEAGLVNTQDVEQATSNVEQTRAQLPTLEIQLLEAEHSLDLLLGQNPGTLHKQLHTATELPEIPNQIAVGIPADSLRQRPDIKIAERNLAAATARVGIATAALYPSLKLSGSIGVEALTLSGLGNSDGFFYSLIGGITAPLFHGGRLRAQVKVQDAIREQALLTYKQTILNALQEVENTLVALVRNTQKAETLTRAVTAAQNASNLAWQRYKAGVIDFQAVLNTERSLLSLEDNLASARIEKILTLIRLYKALGGGWREKEST, from the coding sequence ATGAACACCCATAAAACTACATTATTACTTGTTTGCGGCTTTTTTCTTGGCGCTTGCGCAGTCGGCCCTGATTATCAACGCCCACAAGTCAGCTTGCCTAATCAATGGCACAATCTGCAACAAGACAGTGCACCTAAGATTAAACAGACTAGCAAGTCAGATTTAAATAAATGGTGGCAACTTTTTAATGACTCTTTATTGAATCAATTAATCGAGCAGGCCTTAAACGATAATCTTGATTTGCAGCAAGCAAAAGCACGGCTGCAGCAAGCACGCGCCAGTCGTTTAGCTGCTATTGTCGAGTTACTGCCACAAGCATCGGTTTCAACTTCTGCTGCACGTCGTTATTCTAGAGCCAACGCCACTTTAGGATCGACCACTAATCAATATAGCGCTAGCTTTGATGCAAGTTGGGAAATGGATATTTTCGGAGGCGCTCGTCGAAGCGTAGAAGCAGTCACCGCTGATCAAGAATCTTTTGATGCTGCTTTAGATAATACTCGCATATCACTGTGTGCAGAAGTTGCACGCACCTATTATGAAATTAGATCTCTAAAATTACGGGTAGATATCGCACGTAAAAATTTAGAAACCCAAAATCAGACATTACAGTTAACTAAATTTCGTGCCGAGGCTGGTTTAGTCAACACTCAAGATGTTGAACAAGCCACTAGTAATGTTGAGCAGACCAGAGCACAACTGCCAACTTTAGAAATACAATTGCTTGAAGCTGAGCATAGTCTCGATCTTCTCTTAGGCCAAAACCCAGGTACCTTACACAAGCAGTTACATACTGCTACTGAACTGCCTGAGATCCCTAATCAAATTGCGGTTGGCATTCCTGCCGATAGTTTACGCCAACGTCCAGATATAAAAATAGCCGAACGAAATCTTGCTGCTGCGACTGCACGAGTAGGTATCGCGACCGCAGCATTATACCCTTCTTTAAAACTTTCAGGTTCTATTGGGGTTGAAGCGTTAACTCTTAGTGGTTTGGGCAATAGTGATGGTTTTTTCTATTCATTAATCGGAGGTATTACTGCACCTTTATTTCATGGTGGACGTTTGCGGGCTCAAGTAAAAGTGCAAGATGCTATACGTGAGCAAGCGTTATTGACTTATAAGCAAACTATTTTAAATGCTTTACAAGAGGTCGAAAATACTTTGGTCGCTTTAGTCCGTAATACCCAGAAAGCAGAAACTTTAACCCGTGCCGTTACTGCCGCACAAAATGCTAGCAATTTAGCATGGCAGCGTTATAAAGCTGGAGTGATTGATTTTCAAGCAGTGCTTAACACTGAGCGCTCGTTACTCTCTCTTGAAGATAATCTCGCTAGTGCGCGAATCGAAAAGATTTTAACCCTCATTCGCTTATATAAAGCGCTTGGTGGTGGTTGGCGTGAGAAGGAATCAACATGA
- a CDS encoding alkaline phosphatase family protein, which yields MKNRWQQLIFIVLLVCLPSISAYADNLASKRVVIIGIDGMTYQVLNPLIDSGRLPTLARLINKSARAILLSEKPMRSPALWATIATGQPRKIHGIYDFITGSPYWPSSLRHKEQQLVTSDMRHAEALWQFTSDAGMQNLVVGWLNTWPAESLLGVMVSPYQALNPKKRSNIKGRIVSYARDQVFPAAVFEDIRPLIVDPRSVSAKTLARVLDAPPTHSSIYKKAKVLHRYIYSTRYSIASAETNTKIIESLLAKYPNTQLVMTYFDGIDTIGHRFWIMREPLATLQARLNAHNIDPAIAVELKSRFGHAVEGLYELVDGLIARIEKAAGPNATIIMVSDHGWGLSPGIAANFKNVPFDGEHKLDGVFIASGPYIKKGQYKVLTQYDVAPTVLRLLGITPPSLLPGRVISELIDLDGLGPAKINAIASRTNRAEVKSPTQPTTVKPDFTDEEFERLRSLGYIK from the coding sequence ATGAAAAATCGATGGCAGCAGTTAATTTTCATAGTTTTATTGGTTTGTCTGCCATCTATCTCTGCTTATGCAGATAATTTAGCCTCAAAACGAGTTGTTATCATTGGTATCGATGGTATGACCTACCAGGTGCTTAACCCACTGATTGATTCTGGCCGTTTGCCAACTTTAGCTCGTTTAATTAATAAAAGCGCGCGTGCAATACTTCTTTCAGAAAAACCTATGCGCTCTCCCGCGCTTTGGGCAACTATTGCTACCGGGCAGCCTCGAAAAATTCATGGCATCTATGACTTTATAACTGGCTCACCATATTGGCCGTCGTCTCTACGCCATAAAGAACAACAATTAGTTACCTCTGATATGCGTCACGCTGAAGCACTTTGGCAATTTACTAGCGATGCTGGAATGCAAAACTTAGTAGTTGGATGGCTGAATACTTGGCCGGCAGAATCTCTTTTAGGGGTCATGGTCTCACCTTATCAGGCACTCAATCCTAAAAAACGCAGCAACATTAAAGGCCGTATTGTAAGCTACGCTCGCGATCAGGTGTTTCCTGCTGCTGTATTTGAAGATATTCGGCCACTTATTGTTGATCCACGAAGCGTATCAGCTAAAACACTTGCACGTGTACTAGATGCTCCGCCGACGCATTCTAGCATTTATAAAAAAGCAAAAGTTTTACATCGGTATATTTATTCAACTCGCTACTCAATAGCTTCAGCTGAAACCAATACAAAAATCATTGAATCGTTGTTAGCTAAGTATCCTAATACACAATTAGTCATGACTTATTTTGATGGTATTGACACTATAGGACATCGCTTTTGGATAATGCGTGAGCCACTAGCTACACTGCAAGCACGACTAAATGCTCATAATATCGATCCTGCTATAGCAGTCGAGCTTAAAAGTCGCTTCGGTCACGCTGTTGAGGGTTTATATGAACTAGTTGATGGTTTAATTGCACGTATTGAAAAAGCTGCAGGCCCAAACGCTACTATTATAATGGTTTCAGACCATGGTTGGGGATTATCACCAGGAATTGCTGCTAATTTCAAAAACGTGCCGTTTGATGGTGAACATAAATTAGATGGCGTTTTTATTGCTAGCGGTCCATATATAAAAAAAGGTCAATACAAAGTGCTCACCCAATATGATGTGGCACCAACAGTTTTACGATTGCTTGGTATTACTCCACCATCTTTACTACCTGGTCGCGTTATAAGCGAATTAATTGACTTAGATGGATTAGGCCCAGCAAAAATAAACGCAATTGCTAGCCGCACAAACAGAGCAGAAGTTAAATCACCCACTCAACCAACGACAGTAAAACCAGATTTTACCGACGAAGAATTCGAGCGTTTGCGATCACTTGGATATATTAAATAG
- a CDS encoding efflux RND transporter periplasmic adaptor subunit, which produces MTNLKLHNLNDSDENAALNNILSGESKSFFAGRRFLIFAIIAAIIVAVILLYFLSNDSPIALQYKTKPVSIGKLVVRVSTTGNLQPINMVEVSSELSGIVTEVLVDENDVVKKGQVLANLDLSKLKDTVEKSQASLVVAQAQVKLAQATVTEASTTVDRYNKVFELSGGKVPSKSEMDAAIASLKRAEANEASAHASVAQAKANLQSDLTNLSKASIRSPIDGLVLSRSIEPGQTVAATLQAPVLFTLAEDLTKMELKVDVDEADVGQIKVGQQASFTVDAWPGRKYFGVITRVGFGSQIVDGVVSYPTVIAVQNDDLSLRPGMTGTADIITVTRDKALLVSNAALRFTPPVIDKTPQKPQNFMGKLMPRRPHPQRNVIIQPNPNAPRVWILQHSKPVPIDIKTGASDGHVTEITGGDIKEGTEVLTEVIRPKS; this is translated from the coding sequence ATGACTAATCTAAAATTACATAATTTAAATGATAGCGATGAAAACGCTGCCTTAAATAATATTCTTTCTGGTGAATCTAAAAGTTTTTTTGCAGGTCGCCGATTTCTAATATTTGCCATCATTGCTGCTATTATTGTTGCAGTAATATTATTATATTTTCTTAGCAATGATTCACCTATAGCTCTGCAATACAAAACTAAACCAGTATCAATTGGCAAGCTTGTTGTCCGAGTGTCTACTACCGGTAACTTACAACCAATTAATATGGTTGAAGTTAGTAGTGAATTATCAGGTATTGTCACCGAGGTATTAGTTGACGAAAACGATGTTGTTAAAAAAGGTCAAGTATTAGCTAATTTAGATCTCTCAAAACTTAAAGACACAGTAGAAAAATCTCAAGCGAGTTTAGTAGTAGCACAAGCGCAAGTGAAACTGGCGCAAGCCACCGTAACAGAAGCAAGTACAACTGTTGACCGTTATAATAAGGTTTTTGAGTTATCCGGTGGCAAAGTACCATCAAAAAGCGAAATGGATGCAGCCATTGCTAGTTTAAAGCGTGCTGAAGCTAATGAAGCCAGTGCTCATGCAAGTGTTGCCCAAGCAAAAGCCAATTTACAATCTGATCTTACCAATCTCAGCAAAGCTAGTATTCGCTCACCTATTGATGGCCTCGTTTTATCGCGAAGTATTGAACCCGGTCAAACAGTTGCAGCTACTCTACAAGCACCGGTGCTATTTACGCTGGCTGAAGATTTAACTAAAATGGAGCTTAAGGTTGATGTAGACGAAGCTGATGTTGGACAAATCAAAGTTGGTCAACAAGCCTCGTTCACCGTTGATGCATGGCCGGGACGTAAATATTTTGGCGTTATCACTCGCGTTGGCTTTGGATCACAAATCGTTGATGGCGTTGTTTCTTATCCCACCGTAATCGCCGTACAAAACGATGATCTTAGCTTGCGTCCGGGCATGACTGGTACTGCTGATATTATTACCGTAACCCGCGATAAAGCGCTGCTAGTTTCTAATGCTGCTTTGCGTTTCACTCCACCAGTTATCGACAAAACACCACAAAAGCCTCAGAATTTTATGGGTAAACTTATGCCCCGACGGCCTCATCCACAACGTAATGTAATAATACAGCCGAACCCTAATGCACCACGGGTTTGGATTTTACAACACAGTAAACCTGTGCCTATCGATATTAAAACAGGTGCAAGCGACGGACATGTTACGGAAATTACCGGTGGTGATATAAAAGAAGGCACTGAAGTCCTTACTGAAGTAATTAGGCCTAAATCATGA
- the purE gene encoding 5-(carboxyamino)imidazole ribonucleotide mutase, with protein sequence MGSKNDWSIMSAAADILDEFNVPYEAEIISAHRTPDRALAYADEAERRGIEVIIAGAGAAAHLPGVIAAKTIIPVLGVPISATDLRGIDALLSMVQMPKGVPVATLAIGKSGAANSALLAISIISQNRPDLRERLRAWRQARRDEVLQQKLP encoded by the coding sequence ATGGGCAGTAAAAATGATTGGTCGATTATGTCAGCAGCAGCAGATATTCTAGATGAATTTAATGTACCTTACGAAGCTGAAATTATTAGTGCCCATCGCACCCCAGACCGTGCGCTTGCATACGCTGATGAAGCTGAGAGGCGCGGTATTGAAGTAATTATCGCTGGGGCTGGAGCTGCAGCACATTTACCCGGTGTAATTGCTGCTAAAACAATAATACCGGTCCTAGGTGTTCCTATCTCAGCTACTGACTTACGGGGGATTGACGCCTTGCTATCAATGGTTCAGATGCCCAAGGGTGTGCCCGTTGCCACACTCGCCATTGGCAAATCTGGTGCGGCAAATTCCGCTTTATTAGCTATAAGTATTATTTCACAAAATCGTCCAGATCTACGTGAACGCCTACGTGCTTGGCGACAAGCCCGCCGTGACGAAGTATTGCAGCAAAAGTTACCATAA
- a CDS encoding ABC transporter ATP-binding protein, with the protein MTNSNFITLFGVTKTYGQGQAAFHALKGVDFSIAAGEFVAIMGPSGSGKSTTMNILGCLDTPTKGSYEFMGVRVERLTQNQRALLRRYQLGFIFQGFNLLARTTALENIELPLIYRREPALQRHKAAKAALEQVGLNGWEHHNPSELSGGQQQRVAIARAIVTQPKVLLADEPTGNLDTHTSAEIMNLITRFNREQGITVLMVTHESDIAAYAKRIIHFIDGRIDSDHKKS; encoded by the coding sequence ATGACCAATAGTAATTTTATCACTCTCTTTGGGGTTACTAAAACCTATGGCCAAGGGCAGGCGGCTTTTCATGCGCTAAAAGGTGTCGATTTTTCTATTGCTGCTGGTGAATTTGTAGCCATCATGGGCCCTAGTGGTTCAGGCAAATCAACTACAATGAATATATTAGGATGCCTAGATACGCCGACCAAAGGGTCGTATGAATTTATGGGTGTACGTGTTGAACGACTGACACAAAATCAACGCGCTTTACTTAGACGATATCAACTTGGTTTTATTTTTCAAGGTTTCAACTTATTGGCACGCACCACGGCACTAGAGAACATTGAGTTACCGCTGATCTACCGTCGTGAGCCTGCTTTGCAACGTCATAAGGCAGCAAAAGCTGCTCTTGAACAAGTTGGTCTAAATGGTTGGGAACACCACAACCCCTCTGAATTATCGGGGGGGCAACAACAACGTGTTGCTATTGCTCGCGCGATTGTAACCCAACCTAAAGTCCTTTTAGCCGATGAGCCTACGGGTAATCTTGATACACATACTAGTGCTGAAATAATGAACTTAATCACTCGTTTTAATCGCGAACAAGGGATCACCGTGTTAATGGTTACGCATGAATCTGATATTGCTGCATATGCCAAACGCATTATCCATTTCATTGATGGTCGTATAGATAGTGACCATAAAAAAAGCTAG